From the genome of Bradyrhizobium elkanii USDA 76, one region includes:
- the parC gene encoding DNA topoisomerase IV subunit A — MGKRQIPPEEPAEIHEVPLRDALEERYLAYALSTIMHRALPDARDGLKPVHRRILYGMDLLGLDPRAAFKKSAKIVGDVMGSFHPHGDQAIYDAMVRLAQDFSSRYPLVDGQGNFGNIDGDNPAAYRYTEARMTEVARLLLDGIDEDGVEFRLNYDGQSKEPVVLPGGFPNLLANGAQGIAVGMATSIPPHNAAELCDAALHLIEKPDAKSKALLKWVKGPDFPTGGIVVDSKEAIVEAYTTGRGSFRTRSRWTQEEGARGTWVVVVTEIPWLVQKSRIVEKIAELINEKKLPLVADVRDESAEDVRLVIEPKSRTVDPALMMESLFRLTELESKISLNLNVLIKGRIPKVVGLAECLREWLDHLRDVLVRRSNFRRTQIEHRLEVLGGHLVAYLNLDKVIKIIRTEDEPKPVLMKTFKLSEIQADAILNMRLRNLRRLEEMEIRTEDKDLRKELKGIEGLLASETEQWAKVGDQVRKVRDIFGPKTPLGKRRTTFADAPEHDLAAIEEALVEREPCTVVISEKGWVRTLKGHVEDLSGLAFKTDDKLEHSFFAETTSKLLLFATNGKFYSLDVAKLPGGRGHGEPIRMFIDLEQDAAIISLFVNKGERKFLIASSEGQGFIVKEEDCVGNTRKGKQVLNVEMPNEARAITTVNGDTVAVIGTNHKMVLFGLDQVPEMARGRGVRLQKYTSASLSDVAVFDAKTGLTWKDSAGREHSMTMKELADWRGNRADAGRLAHGLPKSNKFNRGVE, encoded by the coding sequence ATGGGAAAACGACAGATTCCGCCGGAAGAGCCGGCCGAAATTCACGAGGTGCCGCTGCGTGACGCGCTCGAGGAGCGCTATCTCGCCTATGCGCTCTCGACCATCATGCATCGCGCCCTGCCGGACGCCCGCGACGGGCTGAAGCCGGTGCACCGGCGCATCCTCTACGGCATGGACCTGCTCGGGCTCGACCCGCGCGCCGCATTCAAGAAGTCGGCCAAGATCGTCGGCGACGTGATGGGCTCGTTCCATCCGCATGGCGACCAGGCGATCTATGACGCCATGGTGCGCCTGGCGCAGGATTTCTCCTCGCGCTACCCGCTGGTCGACGGCCAGGGCAATTTCGGCAATATCGACGGCGACAACCCGGCCGCCTATCGCTACACCGAAGCGCGCATGACCGAGGTCGCGCGGCTGCTGCTCGACGGCATCGACGAGGACGGCGTCGAGTTTCGCCTCAACTACGACGGTCAGTCGAAAGAGCCGGTGGTGCTGCCGGGCGGCTTTCCGAACCTGCTCGCCAACGGCGCGCAGGGCATCGCGGTCGGCATGGCGACCTCGATCCCGCCGCACAACGCGGCCGAACTCTGCGACGCCGCGCTGCATCTGATCGAGAAGCCCGACGCCAAGTCGAAGGCGCTGCTGAAATGGGTCAAGGGCCCGGACTTCCCGACCGGCGGCATCGTGGTCGATTCCAAGGAAGCGATCGTCGAGGCTTACACCACGGGGCGCGGCTCGTTCCGCACCCGTTCGCGCTGGACCCAGGAGGAGGGCGCGCGCGGCACCTGGGTGGTCGTCGTCACCGAGATTCCGTGGCTGGTGCAGAAGTCGCGGATCGTGGAGAAGATCGCCGAGCTCATCAACGAGAAGAAGCTGCCGCTGGTCGCCGACGTCCGCGACGAGTCGGCCGAGGACGTCCGGCTCGTGATCGAGCCGAAATCGCGCACCGTCGATCCGGCGCTGATGATGGAGTCGCTGTTCCGCCTGACCGAGCTGGAAAGCAAGATCTCGCTGAACCTCAACGTGCTGATCAAGGGCCGCATCCCGAAGGTGGTCGGCCTTGCCGAGTGCCTGCGCGAATGGCTCGACCATCTGCGCGACGTGCTGGTCCGCCGGTCCAACTTCCGCAGGACCCAGATCGAGCACCGCCTGGAAGTGCTGGGCGGCCACCTCGTCGCCTATCTGAACCTCGACAAGGTGATCAAGATCATCCGCACCGAGGACGAGCCGAAGCCGGTCTTGATGAAGACCTTCAAGCTGTCAGAGATCCAGGCTGACGCCATCCTCAACATGCGCCTGCGCAATTTGCGCCGCCTGGAGGAGATGGAGATTCGGACCGAGGACAAGGATCTTCGCAAGGAGCTGAAGGGGATCGAGGGCCTGCTCGCTTCCGAGACGGAGCAGTGGGCCAAGGTCGGCGATCAGGTGCGCAAGGTCCGCGACATCTTCGGACCGAAGACGCCGCTCGGCAAGCGTCGCACCACCTTCGCCGATGCGCCCGAGCATGACCTCGCCGCGATCGAGGAAGCGCTGGTCGAGCGCGAGCCGTGCACCGTCGTGATATCAGAGAAGGGCTGGGTGCGGACGCTGAAGGGCCATGTCGAGGATCTCTCGGGGCTTGCCTTCAAGACCGACGACAAGCTCGAGCACTCGTTTTTTGCCGAGACCACCTCGAAGCTGCTGCTGTTTGCCACCAACGGCAAGTTCTATTCGCTCGACGTGGCAAAACTGCCGGGCGGCCGCGGCCATGGCGAGCCGATCCGGATGTTCATCGATCTCGAGCAGGATGCCGCGATCATCTCGCTGTTCGTCAACAAGGGCGAGCGCAAGTTCCTGATCGCGAGCAGCGAGGGGCAGGGCTTCATCGTCAAGGAAGAGGACTGCGTCGGCAACACCCGCAAGGGCAAGCAGGTGCTCAACGTCGAAATGCCGAACGAGGCCCGCGCGATCACGACCGTGAACGGCGACACCGTCGCGGTGATCGGCACCAACCACAAGATGGTGCTGTTCGGCCTCGACCAGGTGCCGGAGATGGCGCGCGGCCGCGGCGTGCGGCTGCAGAAATACACCAGCGCGTCGCTGTCTGACGTTGCGGTGTTCGACGCCAAGACCGGCCTGACCTGGAAGGATTCCGCCGGCCGCGAGCACAGCATGACCATGAAGGAACTGGCCGACTGGCGCGGCAACCGCGCCGACGCCGGCCGGCTCGCCCACGGCCTGCCGAAATCGAACAAGTTCAACCGCGGCGTGGAGTAA
- a CDS encoding cation diffusion facilitator family transporter, which translates to MAHNHDHDHSGHSHGHAHAGHSHAGHSHAPDNFGTAFAVGASLNTAFVVAELIFGYSANSLALVSDAVHNLSDVIALLLAWGGAWLAGRRPTDTHTYGYRRASILAALFNAGLLLIAVGGIAVEAINRLREPAEVASWTVVWVAALGVLINGGTALLFMRGRDSDLNVRGAYLHMAADAGVSLGVVIAALLIMATGWQWIDPAISLVIAVVVLLSGWELARDSVNLALDAVPRGIDLKEVRDYLGALEGVTEVHDLHIWAMSTSETALTAHLVRPGGHDDVFLHHVCAELSERFSIHHATLQVEISSETCRLAPAEMV; encoded by the coding sequence ATGGCGCACAATCACGACCACGACCACAGCGGTCATTCTCACGGACATGCCCACGCCGGGCATTCCCATGCCGGGCACAGCCACGCGCCTGACAATTTTGGCACGGCCTTTGCGGTCGGCGCGTCGCTGAACACCGCCTTCGTCGTCGCGGAGCTGATCTTCGGCTATTCAGCCAACTCGCTGGCGCTGGTCTCCGACGCCGTTCACAATCTCTCCGATGTCATCGCGCTGCTGCTGGCCTGGGGCGGGGCATGGCTCGCGGGCAGGCGGCCGACCGATACCCACACCTATGGCTACCGTCGCGCCTCGATCCTGGCGGCGCTGTTCAATGCCGGGCTGCTGCTGATCGCGGTCGGCGGCATCGCGGTCGAGGCGATCAACCGCTTGCGCGAGCCGGCCGAGGTTGCAAGCTGGACCGTGGTCTGGGTCGCGGCACTCGGCGTCCTGATCAATGGCGGCACGGCGCTGCTGTTCATGCGCGGCCGCGACAGCGATCTCAATGTCCGTGGCGCCTATCTGCACATGGCGGCGGATGCCGGCGTTTCGCTCGGCGTCGTGATCGCCGCGCTCCTGATCATGGCGACCGGCTGGCAGTGGATCGATCCGGCGATCAGCCTCGTCATCGCGGTGGTCGTGCTGCTGAGTGGCTGGGAGCTCGCCCGCGACAGCGTCAACCTCGCGCTCGACGCGGTGCCGAGGGGGATCGATCTCAAAGAGGTGAGGGATTATCTCGGCGCGCTCGAGGGCGTCACCGAGGTGCACGATTTGCACATCTGGGCGATGAGCACCAGCGAGACCGCGTTGACCGCGCATCTGGTGCGGCCCGGCGGACACGACGATGTCTTCCTGCATCACGTCTGCGCCGA